One stretch of Emys orbicularis isolate rEmyOrb1 chromosome 7, rEmyOrb1.hap1, whole genome shotgun sequence DNA includes these proteins:
- the CHCHD1 gene encoding small ribosomal subunit protein mS37 has product MVAPVYPAWVGRLAAGRQQQRRAPAVRPARPLVLANQVANRRLRLGEATCTTEISLLMACWKQNEFNDAACAKEIQTFYDCVAKTDVEHKERLKQESLGQMGNLSPKTVNKLLRRFPNITDDF; this is encoded by the exons ATGGTGGCGCCCGTGTACCCGGCCTGGGTCGGGCGCTTGGCCGccgggcggcagcagcagcggcgggCTCCCGCCGTGCGCCCTGCCCGCCCCCTGGTGCTGGCCAACCAGGTGGCGAACCGCCGCCTGCGTCTGGGAG AGGCAACGTGTACTACAGAGATATCATTACTGATGGCTTGCTGGAAGCAGAATGAGTTCAACGATGCAGCTTGTGCCAAGGAAATCCAGACATTCTATGACTGTGTGGCAAAGACAGAT GTGGAGCACAAGGAAAGACTTAAACAGGAGTCCCTGGGCCAGATGGGAAACTTATCTCCAAAGACAGTGAACAAACTGTTGAGAAGGTTCCCTAATATCACAGATGATTTTTAA